In the Chryseobacterium sp. MYb264 genome, one interval contains:
- a CDS encoding type II toxin-antitoxin system RelE/ParE family toxin, which yields MNIIWTDFAIENLKCIFDYYANKVNRKVAHKIRKQILDSTKQLIQNPKSGQIELCLEKLNQQHRYILSSNYKIIYKIDSDCIVINDIFDTRQNPIGMTDEKRNTKQ from the coding sequence ATGAACATTATCTGGACTGACTTTGCCATTGAAAATTTGAAATGCATTTTTGATTATTACGCTAATAAAGTCAATAGAAAAGTAGCTCATAAAATTCGAAAACAAATCCTTGATTCCACAAAACAATTAATTCAAAATCCTAAATCTGGTCAAATTGAATTATGTCTTGAGAAACTAAATCAACAACATCGATATATTCTCAGCAGCAATTATAAAATTATCTATAAGATAGATTCTGATTGCATTGTCATCAATGATATATTTGATACAAGACAAAATCCTATTGGTATGACCGATGAAAAACGGAATACAAAACAATAA
- the kbl gene encoding glycine C-acetyltransferase, protein MISKKYLENLQNELQNIENDGLYKRERIITSQQSAEIEANGKKLLNFCANNYLGLSNHPEVMKASQDMIESHGYGMSSVRFICGTQDIHKQLEQKIADFLGLEDTILYAACFDANGGVFEPLFTDEDAIISDELNHASIIDGVRLCKAARYRYKNNNMEDLEAQLIAASEKNHRFKIIVTDGVFSMDGIVADLKGVCDLADKYDALVMVDDSHATGFIGKTGRGTHEANEVMGRVDIITSTLGKALGGALGGFTSGKKEIIDMLRQRSRPYLFSNSLAPGIVGAALKVLDMISDDTSLRDQVMENAEYFRTEMKAKGFDIPDGDAAIVPVMLYDAPLAQKMAEKLMDEGIYVIGFFYPVVPKGKARIRVQLSAAHTRAHLDKAIAAFEKVGKELNVIS, encoded by the coding sequence ATGATCTCTAAAAAGTATCTTGAAAACTTACAGAACGAACTTCAAAATATTGAGAACGACGGACTTTACAAAAGAGAAAGAATCATCACTTCTCAGCAAAGCGCAGAAATAGAAGCCAATGGAAAGAAGCTGTTGAACTTTTGTGCTAACAATTATCTGGGATTATCAAACCATCCGGAAGTCATGAAAGCTTCTCAGGATATGATTGAATCTCACGGTTACGGAATGTCTTCTGTTCGTTTTATTTGCGGAACTCAGGATATTCATAAGCAACTTGAACAAAAAATAGCCGACTTTTTAGGTTTGGAAGACACCATTCTGTATGCTGCTTGTTTTGATGCAAATGGAGGGGTGTTCGAACCTTTATTTACTGACGAAGATGCCATTATTTCAGATGAACTGAATCATGCTTCAATCATCGATGGGGTACGTCTTTGTAAAGCAGCAAGATACCGTTATAAAAATAACAATATGGAAGATTTGGAAGCTCAGTTAATAGCGGCTTCTGAAAAAAATCACCGTTTTAAGATCATCGTTACAGACGGAGTTTTCTCAATGGACGGAATTGTTGCTGATTTAAAAGGCGTTTGCGACTTGGCAGATAAATACGATGCTTTGGTGATGGTTGACGATTCTCACGCGACAGGTTTCATTGGAAAAACAGGTCGTGGAACGCATGAAGCCAATGAAGTAATGGGTAGAGTAGACATCATTACATCTACATTAGGAAAGGCTTTAGGTGGTGCTTTGGGAGGATTTACTTCCGGTAAAAAAGAAATCATCGATATGCTGAGACAGCGTTCAAGACCTTATTTATTCTCCAATTCATTAGCTCCGGGAATTGTGGGGGCAGCGTTGAAAGTGTTGGATATGATCTCTGATGATACTTCGCTTCGTGATCAGGTAATGGAAAATGCAGAATACTTCAGAACGGAAATGAAAGCAAAAGGTTTTGATATTCCTGACGGAGACGCGGCCATTGTTCCGGTAATGTTGTACGATGCACCTTTGGCTCAAAAAATGGCAGAAAAACTAATGGATGAAGGAATTTACGTCATCGGATTCTTTTATCCTGTGGTACCAAAAGGAAAAGCAAGAATCAGAGTTCAGCTTTCTGCAGCTCATACCAGAGCGCACTTGGATAAAGCGATTGCTGCTTTTGAAAAAGTAGGAAAAGAACTGAATGTGATTTCTTAA
- a CDS encoding helix-turn-helix domain-containing protein: protein MKETFRFNSISDFHAFCSLPNPEHPLISLIDYSKVHYPVNDVELKWIQNFYSIGLKRNVNAKFNYGQQQYDFDSGVLCFVSPLQFLSLEMKPDVEVEPTGYLLLIHPDFLWGTSLIKKIKSYEFFSYQINEALFLSDKEEKIIVDLFKNIEKEYQTNIDKFTQELIVAQLELFLIYADRFYERQFFTRKKSSHELLEKFEEILSQYFDSGNLLDNGIPSVKSIAEQMNISPNYLGTLLRIHTQQNTQQHIQNKIIDMAKERLSTTSLSVSEIAYELGFEHPQSFSKLFKQKTNQSPGEFRRLFN from the coding sequence ATAGATTACAGTAAGGTGCATTATCCTGTGAATGATGTTGAACTGAAATGGATACAAAATTTTTATTCGATTGGTTTGAAACGGAATGTTAATGCAAAGTTTAATTATGGTCAGCAGCAATATGATTTTGATTCCGGCGTGCTGTGTTTCGTTTCTCCGCTTCAGTTTTTAAGTCTGGAAATGAAACCTGATGTTGAAGTGGAACCAACAGGATATTTATTGCTGATTCATCCTGATTTTCTTTGGGGAACCTCTCTGATTAAGAAAATAAAGTCTTATGAATTTTTCAGTTATCAGATTAATGAAGCACTTTTTTTATCTGATAAAGAGGAGAAAATTATTGTTGATTTATTTAAAAATATTGAAAAGGAATACCAGACGAATATTGATAAATTTACCCAGGAATTGATCGTTGCCCAACTTGAATTATTTCTGATTTATGCTGATCGTTTTTATGAGCGACAGTTTTTTACGCGAAAAAAATCAAGTCATGAACTGTTGGAAAAATTTGAGGAAATTCTTTCGCAATATTTTGACAGCGGAAATCTTCTCGACAACGGGATTCCTTCTGTAAAATCCATCGCCGAACAGATGAATATTTCACCCAATTATCTGGGAACTTTGTTGAGAATTCATACCCAACAAAATACACAGCAGCATATTCAGAACAAAATCATTGATATGGCAAAAGAACGTCTGAGCACAACAAGTCTTTCTGTAAGTGAAATTGCTTATGAACTGGGATTTGAACATCCGCAGTCGTTTAGTAAGTTGTTTAAACAGAAGACTAATCAGTCGCCGGGGGAGTTTAGGAGGTTGTTTAATTGA
- a CDS encoding IS5 family transposase: MLGKIREDLQQNLFKTRLTELINMEHPVVKLAGEISWDKMESEFEKLFSENGRPSIAIRKIAGMLLLKEMFKESDESVIERWIENAYWQYFTGETFFQTEQPFDPSNFVHFRKRIGDKGLEFLLGQSVSLHPKAKTEDEVQVDTTVQEKNITFPTDAKLAKKVIDNCRKIAEKESVVQRQSYRRVSKQLLRDAFFGHHPRRQKKAKMARKKLRTIGKRVLRELERKLPKDVLKGYEDVFKIYLKALTQERTTKDKIYSLHEPQVACIAKGKSGKAYEFGTKVAVVRGRKTGIISSVKRFSGNPHDSKTLEESLAQSERVRKSVGGTRPTKATTDRGFKGIKEVEGTAILLPAKKEKTKYGQQVARLRFRARAAIEPCISHLKRNHSLGLNFLKGVAGDINNALLAGIGYNLKMRLNQIKQQILLWLELVLRIFLGKYNFQSQKTAF; this comes from the coding sequence ATGTTAGGCAAAATAAGAGAGGATTTACAGCAGAATTTATTCAAGACCAGGCTTACGGAGCTTATTAATATGGAGCATCCGGTGGTAAAATTAGCTGGGGAGATTTCCTGGGATAAAATGGAGTCAGAGTTTGAGAAATTATTTTCAGAAAACGGAAGACCTTCTATTGCTATCCGTAAAATAGCAGGAATGCTTTTGCTCAAGGAAATGTTTAAAGAAAGTGATGAAAGTGTAATAGAGAGATGGATTGAGAATGCGTATTGGCAATATTTTACCGGAGAAACCTTTTTCCAGACAGAGCAGCCTTTCGATCCGAGCAATTTTGTACACTTCAGAAAAAGAATTGGAGATAAGGGTTTGGAATTTCTTTTGGGACAAAGCGTTTCTCTCCATCCCAAAGCCAAAACAGAAGATGAAGTTCAGGTAGATACGACGGTTCAGGAGAAGAACATTACCTTTCCTACCGATGCCAAATTAGCAAAAAAAGTAATCGACAATTGTAGAAAAATAGCAGAAAAAGAGAGCGTTGTACAAAGACAAAGCTACAGAAGAGTGAGCAAACAATTATTGCGGGACGCTTTTTTTGGACATCATCCCAGAAGACAGAAGAAGGCAAAAATGGCGAGGAAAAAGCTCAGGACGATTGGTAAAAGAGTTCTTCGGGAATTGGAAAGAAAACTTCCTAAAGATGTTTTGAAAGGCTACGAAGACGTTTTTAAAATTTACCTTAAAGCACTCACCCAAGAACGTACCACGAAAGATAAAATTTACAGTCTTCACGAGCCACAAGTTGCGTGTATTGCGAAAGGAAAATCGGGAAAAGCATACGAGTTTGGGACAAAAGTAGCAGTAGTAAGAGGTCGGAAAACAGGGATCATCAGCTCGGTAAAGAGATTTTCTGGCAATCCTCACGATAGTAAAACTCTTGAAGAATCATTGGCACAGAGTGAGAGGGTAAGAAAATCCGTTGGCGGAACAAGACCTACGAAAGCCACTACAGACAGAGGATTTAAAGGAATCAAAGAAGTGGAAGGAACAGCAATTTTGCTTCCCGCAAAAAAAGAAAAAACAAAATATGGGCAACAAGTAGCCAGATTAAGATTCCGGGCAAGAGCAGCCATAGAACCTTGTATCTCTCATTTAAAAAGAAACCACTCCTTAGGATTAAACTTCCTGAAAGGAGTGGCTGGAGATATTAATAATGCATTATTAGCAGGGATTGGATACAATTTGAAGATGAGATTGAATCAAATCAAACAACAAATTCTTCTTTGGCTCGAACTTGTTCTCCGAATCTTTTTAGGCAAATATAATTTTCAAAGTCAAAAAACAGCTTTTTAA
- a CDS encoding CopD family protein, with translation MLYTIIKALHIIFMVSYFAGIFYLVRIFVYYKDTDEFPEEKKNILREQYTFMARRLWNIITVPAGVIMAVCGLVMIFLNPGLMKMPWFHLKLTFLIGLAIYHYWCWKKVLKLKELNGNTLETANIKLRQANEIATFILFLVVFTVILKSQVIEYWWQLITGFFVLVFLIMMTVKLVNKNKKK, from the coding sequence ATGCTTTACACTATAATAAAAGCGCTTCATATTATCTTTATGGTAAGCTATTTTGCGGGGATTTTCTATCTCGTGAGAATTTTTGTTTATTATAAAGATACCGATGAATTTCCCGAGGAAAAGAAGAACATTTTGAGGGAACAATATACATTCATGGCGAGAAGGCTATGGAATATCATTACCGTTCCGGCCGGCGTAATCATGGCGGTTTGTGGCTTGGTGATGATCTTTTTAAACCCCGGACTGATGAAGATGCCCTGGTTTCATTTAAAACTAACCTTCCTGATCGGTCTGGCGATTTACCATTACTGGTGCTGGAAGAAGGTTTTAAAACTAAAAGAACTCAACGGAAATACACTCGAAACAGCCAATATAAAACTAAGACAAGCGAACGAAATCGCAACCTTCATTTTGTTTCTGGTGGTCTTCACGGTGATCTTAAAATCTCAGGTCATTGAATATTGGTGGCAATTAATCACCGGATTTTTCGTTTTGGTATTTTTAATCATGATGACGGTGAAATTGGTTAACAAGAATAAGAAAAAGTAA
- a CDS encoding ABC transporter permease subunit: MIAIFKKELWSYFGNWSAWIIIAAFSLISTLFLFFFDNDSNIFEIGLASLQSYFVLVPWLLMFIIPALSMKTFAEEQQTGTLNWLFSQPLKVSDLVFGKFLSVWVVGILCLIPSLIYLYTVYVLGVPEGNIDLGMTFGSYFGLIILIATFSGVGILASSLSQNQIMAYLLGVFMCFIMYFGIEQLASYKLLGSADFILQNIGFYQHFLGFTRGLIDFKDIAYFVFVIGLTLALSNHFINKKK; encoded by the coding sequence ATGATTGCAATTTTTAAAAAAGAACTTTGGAGTTACTTTGGAAACTGGAGCGCGTGGATCATCATTGCCGCATTCAGTTTAATAAGTACTCTTTTTTTGTTTTTTTTCGATAACGATTCCAATATTTTCGAAATCGGACTCGCTTCTCTACAAAGCTATTTTGTATTAGTTCCCTGGTTGCTGATGTTCATCATTCCGGCACTTTCCATGAAAACTTTTGCGGAGGAGCAACAAACGGGAACCTTAAACTGGCTTTTTTCTCAACCTCTGAAAGTTTCAGATCTGGTATTTGGAAAATTCCTTTCCGTTTGGGTAGTCGGGATTTTATGTCTTATTCCTTCATTAATTTACCTTTACACCGTGTACGTTTTAGGTGTTCCGGAAGGAAATATTGACTTGGGGATGACCTTCGGAAGCTATTTCGGACTGATTATTCTGATCGCAACATTCTCAGGAGTCGGGATTTTAGCCTCTTCGCTGTCTCAGAATCAGATTATGGCTTATTTGTTGGGCGTTTTCATGTGTTTCATCATGTATTTCGGAATCGAACAGCTGGCAAGTTATAAACTATTGGGAAGTGCAGACTTTATTCTTCAGAATATCGGATTTTACCAGCATTTCTTAGGTTTTACAAGAGGTTTGATCGATTTTAAAGATATTGCGTATTTCGTTTTTGTTATCGGTCTTACCTTAGCATTGTCCAATCATTTTATCAATAAAAAGAAGTAG
- the gldG gene encoding gliding motility-associated ABC transporter substrate-binding protein GldG, with protein MKKISFKSPLGILLFVILPLAIILAVTGIRLDLTKEKRYTLSDNTVKVLESVKKPVTVEVYLEGDFPASFKQLQSETKFMLENFRKINPKIDFKFIDPIKTKMSKDSLMAMGMQPSVLPDIKDGKVSQIVLFPYAVVKYGSNGVSIPLVVQQTGIDADEQLRKSIENLEYNFVSNIKNIAVDKRKKVGILVNQDELSPEEFQGFMHLALENYDAGPVIPKNQTELTLADVPLLKQMSALVIAKPRKAFTDNEKVILDQYIMNGGKTLWMIDAVNAEMDTLMRSQKVMPFPVDINMTDFFFNYGLRINPALVKDVKKFALLKLVTGEVSGNPQFTTLPWPYYPLGIAENDHPITKNINPVKFEFPTSIDTLGGRKNIKTKVLFESSERTLLKQVPNYVELKEVASVDSLGQMEKPSTPKIYAVALEGKFNSAYASRIERKGYPNFKDSSPENKMIVIADGDVGRNKIVKGEALPLGVDLMTNEQFGNEQFLRNALDYLLDDSNLIDLRNRNIEERLLDRHRINDEKSNWQWFNLLLPLVIIGILGGLFFWLRKKKFG; from the coding sequence ATGAAGAAGATATCATTCAAATCTCCATTAGGAATTTTACTGTTTGTGATCCTTCCCTTAGCTATTATTTTAGCCGTTACCGGAATTCGATTGGATTTAACAAAAGAGAAAAGATACACCCTTTCCGATAATACCGTGAAAGTACTGGAATCTGTGAAAAAACCAGTAACGGTGGAAGTTTATCTTGAAGGAGATTTCCCTGCGAGCTTTAAACAGTTGCAGAGTGAAACGAAATTTATGTTGGAAAATTTCAGAAAGATAAATCCCAAAATAGATTTTAAATTTATTGATCCCATTAAAACCAAAATGTCGAAAGACAGCCTGATGGCCATGGGAATGCAGCCTTCCGTTCTTCCGGACATTAAAGACGGGAAAGTTTCGCAAATCGTTCTGTTTCCTTATGCGGTGGTAAAATACGGAAGCAATGGCGTTTCTATTCCGTTGGTGGTACAGCAGACAGGAATTGATGCTGATGAACAGTTGAGAAAGTCAATTGAAAATCTGGAGTATAATTTTGTTTCAAATATTAAAAACATCGCAGTTGATAAGAGAAAAAAGGTCGGAATCTTGGTGAATCAGGATGAATTAAGTCCTGAGGAATTTCAAGGTTTTATGCATCTGGCTTTAGAAAATTATGATGCCGGACCTGTTATTCCTAAAAATCAAACGGAGCTTACATTGGCGGATGTTCCTTTATTGAAGCAGATGAGCGCTTTGGTGATTGCAAAGCCGAGAAAAGCATTTACAGACAATGAAAAAGTGATTTTGGATCAATATATCATGAACGGCGGGAAAACGCTTTGGATGATTGATGCCGTCAACGCTGAAATGGATACCCTGATGAGGTCACAAAAAGTGATGCCGTTCCCGGTAGATATTAATATGACCGACTTTTTCTTTAACTACGGATTAAGAATCAACCCGGCGCTGGTAAAAGATGTAAAGAAATTTGCTTTGCTGAAGCTGGTAACGGGCGAAGTAAGCGGAAATCCTCAGTTTACGACTCTTCCATGGCCGTATTATCCGTTGGGAATTGCTGAAAATGACCATCCGATCACAAAAAATATCAATCCGGTAAAATTTGAATTTCCGACTTCCATTGATACATTGGGTGGAAGAAAAAATATCAAAACAAAGGTTCTTTTCGAATCGAGTGAAAGAACTTTATTGAAGCAGGTTCCGAATTATGTGGAATTGAAAGAGGTCGCAAGCGTAGACAGCCTTGGACAAATGGAAAAGCCAAGTACTCCGAAGATCTATGCGGTGGCTTTGGAAGGTAAATTCAACTCTGCGTATGCTTCGAGAATTGAAAGAAAAGGATACCCGAATTTTAAAGATTCAAGTCCTGAAAATAAAATGATCGTCATCGCAGATGGTGATGTGGGGCGAAATAAAATTGTAAAAGGTGAAGCGCTACCTTTGGGCGTCGATCTAATGACCAACGAGCAGTTCGGAAACGAACAATTCCTGAGAAACGCATTAGATTATCTGTTGGACGACAGCAATTTGATTGATCTCAGAAACAGAAATATCGAAGAAAGACTTCTCGACAGACACCGGATCAACGATGAGAAAAGCAACTGGCAGTGGTTTAATTTGCTGCTTCCGCTCGTCATCATCGGGATTTTAGGAGGTTTGTTCTTCTGGTTGAGAAAGAAGAAGTTTGGATAA